Genomic DNA from Haloterrigena alkaliphila:
CTGGGTCCCTGTCAGCCTTCGTGAGTAGCGTGGCCGCAGCAGCACCCTTCGCGACGGCGGTATAGAACGTCGACGCCTCGACGAGCAGATGGACGATATGGAGTAGTATCCACTCAGTATCTGGTGTGGGACTCTCGTCGCTGGTTCCATCAAGATGGTTCGTGAGGCAGAACCGGCACTTCGTCTGAGAGGTCGGAATCGATGCCCCACAGGATCGACACTTGTTTTCAGACTCGGTCTGCTGGTCAGGATATCCTGTACTGGTTGATGCAACACGCTGCCGGCGGGCCTCCCAATCCCCACATCCGCTCAGCTTATCGTCTGGCATGTGGGTCGCCTCGCCGGTCGGCCGCAGCTCCTCAAAGTCAGAATCTCGGTTGTACATCGATTGGCTCGTAGGTTCTGCCGGGATGGTATTTCAACGTCAGGGTGACCGTGCTCGCGACTTCTTCTTGAATTACGCGAAGACACCTCGTAACGCTCTCCAATACATCACTAGGTGTATGATGCGCTACGACCATTGATGTCGCCGCCCTCACTGACGCGGTGCCCCTCAATATCGGCGAGTCCAAGTATCGCTCGTCGCGGACCAGTCATGACGCGCTCCGAACGTCGTCGACGCCGCGTGAGCTACTCGCAGGACTGTTCGCCTACCTTTTCTCGGAGCTCGGCCGCTGCCCGCTCGAAGTGCTCCGCGAGGAATGGCGTTCCCGACGTCGCTCGCTCATCGAGGAATGCGACGGCGTCTGTGACCGTGTCGGCGTCGCGTTCCGTGGCCACGACACAGTCGACGTACCCGTCGAGTGCCCGTCTGAACGCACTCGAGAAGTGGTCGTATGCGCCGTCGACGCGCTCCATGTTGTCGTCAAGCGACTCGATAAGTCCCCGGTAGACGATCATCGCTGATCTGTACTGCCCCTGCTTGCGGTACTCGTTCGCGAGATCGAACCACTGCGTGAAGTCGATCGGCTCGAAAACGATGTCGTACTCAGGGTTCGTCTCCTCAAACCGCCGATCGATCGAGGTGCGAAGTTCGTTGACCGACCGCCTCGTTGACCCACCGGCATGGGCGTGAAACCGATCGCGGAGGTCCGCATCGGTCACGAGTTCTTCACGCAGGAACGCGCGGAGCTCGTCGGCGTCGGCACCGTTGAGTGCAGCGTCGAGTCGATCGCCTTCGTCTGGGGGGCGGTCGTCAACACACCGAAGCAACACGGCGACGACGTGCTTGCACGTTCCCGGCCCGTCGTACGGACAGTCGCACCACGGGGCAAACCCGTCGGCGGCGAGGTCAACACGGACATCATACTGACGGCTGCCGCTCACGACGGCGGTTACGGTGGCGTCGACGCGGTGAATTTCATGGACACGGCCCTCAGCAAGGTATCGTTCGCCGCGCTCGAAGACCGCGTCCGTGCAGACATCCCGAACCATGTTTTCGGTTACGTCCATGTGCGTGGACGGTGTTCCAGCGCGAGCGGGAAAAACCGATACGTCGATCTCGCTTTCGCTCCAGATCGGAACGTTCTCACTCTGAGAGAAGTCGCGATACTGTTGCAGTGCCGCATCAACACCACTACGGGCGCGACGGGATACCGCTACGGCCGTGTCTCAATGGTGAGATCCCTTCTAGACTTTCGCGGTAGTCATCCTTACGGTGGATTTGACGCACTATTCAGCCGATCCAGGTCATCGTGCTCGTACGCTGCTCGCCACATCGTATGGACTGCACGAGTGACGAGTGACACCTCGGTCACGTCGATACAGGACGGTTCGGCTGCCGTCGTGGTGGCCTCGGGAGGAGGATGGAAATGGATTTCGGGTGAGTGTGTATTCGGGTGCCGATCGAATCGCCAGTTAATGTCTTCGCTATCGACGTAATGAAACGAATACATCCCCAGTTCGCTCCACTGGATATCGAGTCGCGCAGCGTCGGCGTCTCCAAGGCCGTCGCTGAGACTGATCTGCAGTTCCGTGGGTGCGACGACGTCATCGTACGAGGTTGCGTCGACTAACGGCTCAAGCTCGAGCCAGAGGTCACGAATCTGCTGAAGCGCCGGGAGATAGATCGGTCCGAACTCGCCGGCTCGGTCGTCCTCGCTCATACAGCAAGCTGGTGGCTGGCCTCGTCGTAGGCAAGTGCTGCTTGGGCGACGGCGAGATTCTGCCGCGTCGTTCGCCACGCGGTGAGGTCGTCCCAGCCCTCCGTCTCGTCGGCGTCGAGTTGCTGGCTGAGCTCTTCGGGTGACACCACGTCGTAGCGGTCCTCATAGCGTCGGATCTCGGCCTTCATTTCCTTGATGCTGTCGAGCAACTCCGGCCGATTGACTTCCTCACGAAGCTCGCGGATCCGCGACATCAACACCCGGTCGCTGTTTCGCTTGTACAGCGTTGTTTGGCCGTCCTGCTCCGTCTCGGCGAAGCCCGTGTTCACGAGCGCCTTGCAGTGTCGACGTGCCGTCGGTTCGCTCACGAGGGCGCGGTCAGCGATCTCGGCTGCCGACTGCCCACCGTGGGTTTGCTCAACGATTTCGTACACCCGCTCGAATGGCGTGGTATCCTCTTTCCAGTCCGCTTTGACCTGTTCGTTGATGTCATCCCACGTCTCGGTCATACTGGGTGCTACGCACTCTATGAACAAATAATTTCCTAAGAAAATTATTCCTTTCGACGGTGCTTGTATAGGAGCATCGTCAGGCTACCTGATTCAAGGAGAGAGTCCTGCTGTTCACGGCGGGCGTGAATTTGACAACTGTCGAACTGCCGCCGACACTGCTCAGTCTAGAGTATCCAAGTCTTTCGCCGCGTGGAGCAACATTCCTTCCCACGTTAGGCCGTGTTCCTTCTTAATTCGGTCTAACCGCTCATGCACGTCGTCGTCAACCACCACGTGGATGTTTTTCACCATACAAACATACAAAAACTAAACATACATTAGCCTTCGGGTACAAGGAGAAGTTAATGAAGCGGACCAACACGTTCGATGTGATTCCTCAGTCCGAGAAGGACGAGGAGTTGCTTCAACGCCTGTTGGACGCTTCTGCCGCTCTCTGGAACGAAATCAACTACGAGCGCCGCGAACACTACGCCGACCCAAACGCCGACG
This window encodes:
- a CDS encoding SWIM zinc finger family protein produces the protein MDVTENMVRDVCTDAVFERGERYLAEGRVHEIHRVDATVTAVVSGSRQYDVRVDLAADGFAPWCDCPYDGPGTCKHVVAVLLRCVDDRPPDEGDRLDAALNGADADELRAFLREELVTDADLRDRFHAHAGGSTRRSVNELRTSIDRRFEETNPEYDIVFEPIDFTQWFDLANEYRKQGQYRSAMIVYRGLIESLDDNMERVDGAYDHFSSAFRRALDGYVDCVVATERDADTVTDAVAFLDERATSGTPFLAEHFERAAAELREKVGEQSCE
- a CDS encoding winged helix-turn-helix domain-containing protein; protein product: MTETWDDINEQVKADWKEDTTPFERVYEIVEQTHGGQSAAEIADRALVSEPTARRHCKALVNTGFAETEQDGQTTLYKRNSDRVLMSRIRELREEVNRPELLDSIKEMKAEIRRYEDRYDVVSPEELSQQLDADETEGWDDLTAWRTTRQNLAVAQAALAYDEASHQLAV